TGCAGAACACCGCCAGGATCGCACATCCGGCGCTCGTCGCCAGTACTCGTACAAATCCCACGCCATGGCTCTGCAGGCCTCCCACAAAGAGCCCGAATCCGAGAAGAGCCAGGACCGACGACGCGACGTCGATCTTCGTCGACATGGCTTGCCGCAACGTGATACCGCGCAACAACAGGGTCGTGAGCGATCCACACGTCAGGGCGACCACGGCAGGCAGCCAGAACAGCAAGGTGTATGCGCCGATGTCGACGAACACCCGGCCGAGCAATGGCCCCGTACCGGCTCCGATGCTGTATGTGGTGATCCACAGGGAATAGCCCAGCGTGCGCTCGGTGGTCTCCGGGAGACCACCGATAACCGAGGCGACGCTGGAGACGACCAACGCGTAGCCGAAACCCTGCACGAACCGGGTCGCTGTCCACGTCGCGGGTGAATCCAGTAGAGCAGGACCAGCGCTGGCGATCCCGAACACGAAGAGCCCAACCGACAACGTGACGCCAGGGCCCATTCGGGCACCAAGTCGGGATCCGAGAACGACACTCGCGGCAAGGGCGATCGTGTACCCGTCGATGAACCAGAGACGCCACGAATCGGTCAGCACCGGCAGGTCGTAGGCGACAGAGTTGAACAGTGTGGAGTCCACACCGCCGAGGAATATGGGAATCAGAAGCAGCGGAAACAGAATCTTCTTGGGCACGGTGGGCCGTGCTGAAGCAAGAGTGATTCCCGTCATTGGCGGACCTTCTGTCGGTAGGAATTCTGTGGCGATCACGAGAGAAGAGAGGGCAAGCCGACGTAATCCGGCGGCACCGTCGAGCTAGCCGTCCACCTCCGAGCCCGGCGTGGCGCACGATAGACATGCGCCACGTCGAGGCCGGATGTGGACGACATGAGCCTTCAACTCTGACATGGAACCACCATAGCCAGTTCCGCGCCTCCAGTGGCAACCGGCCACGTCGGAGCATCGCGGCGAAGTGCTGGCGCACGCGCTTTGTCGACCACGTGGACGCTATGTGGACGACACGGACGGGAACTCGCGGTTGCTGATGTGCTGCGGACGCGGTTTGACTGCGGCGAATGGGGCTTCCAGCGTGTTCTCCACGCTGTTGTAGACGATGAAGATGTTGGAGCGCGCGAACGGTGAGAGGTTCCCGTTGGAGCCGTGCAGCATGTTCGAGTCGAACATCACCGCGGACCCGGCGTCGCCGGTGATCTGCGCGATCCCGTGCTCGTCGGCCATGCGCGTGAGGTGCCGGTGATCCGGAGAGCCGACGCTGGGGCTGGCCACTTGCAGTGACTCCTTGTGATAATCCGGCGGCGTCTCGCCGATCGTGGGAAAGAACAACTTGTGGCTGCCAGGGATGACCATGAGTGGGCCGTTGAACGGGAAGTTCGCGGTCAGCGAGATCGAGAGGCTGAACGCGCGCGGCTGCGGCATGCCATCCTCCGAATGCCACGTCTCAAAATCAGAGTGCCAGTGGAACGGGGCGCCGCCGAATCCAGGCTTGTAGTTGACCCGGCTCTGGTGGATGTACACCTCGGAGCCGAGCACCTGGCGGGCGATGTCGGTGAGTCGGGGCGAGTGAAGCAGTTCGGCGAAGAGCTCGCTGACCTTCTCGACCTCGAAAAGGGATCGCATCTGATCGGAATCCGGCTCCAGGACTGCGCGCTCGCTCGCGCGCACCGCCGGATCCTCGCTGAGCCGCTTGACCTCTGCGAGATAGGTCTGCACCTCCTCGTCGGACAGCAATTCGTCGAGGACCAGGTAACCGTTGGACTCGTAATGGTCCAGCTGCTCCTTGTCGAGCGGGGTCAGGGCCTCTCCCCACACTGTCGGATCGATTCGCGACTGAGGAACGGATTCACCGGTGATTCGGGTCGGATACAGGTCAGTGCGCACGGTGGCAGTCATATGACGGTCTCCTTCACAGAATAATGTCGATGGAAATGGCCATGCTCGGTCTTGCATCGCTCGTCTCGGGCTGGTCGTGCTCCGGCGTTGCTGATTCTGCGAGCTCCGGCGTGGCGAAGGAAGTGAGAGCGCGCGGACTGAATCGGCCCTGACCTAATCAGGCCCGTTGTCGGATCAGGCCGTCGTCGCTCCGCGCCGGGACGCTGCAGGACGTTCTCTGCTGTTGCACTTGCGCTTCACGCGGAACCGTCTATGATGGTTCTATGTCGGCCAGAGCATTTCCTGAATTCCGCCTGGGCAAGGTGTTGGCGACCAGCTTCACGGCGACTCTGACGGAACGATGCGGCGAGCCAGTGGAGCGCATCCCCGCGCCGTCCCGCCTCGTGGATTGGTTGGCGGTCTGGGGACTCATGGTCGACTCCTGCACCGAAACTCAGCTCGACCACGCTCGAGAGCTACGGGAGACAATCCATGCGGCCGTCACAGCAGCCGGCAATCAGAAGCCTGTTCCCTTCTGGGCTGTCCAGGGCATCAACGACTACAGCGTCGGCGGACAGGCCTCGGCGATCTTGACGTCCGAGGGCAGCCGCGAGTGGCGCCTGGGCTCTGCCTCCGTGGAAGACGCGCTCAGCGTGATCGCTGCCGACGCGATCAGCATCCTTGCAGGAGAGCGCCACGGACGGATCGCCTTGTGCGCGTCACCGACGTGCCAGGCCGCGTTTTTCGACACCAGTCGAAGTGGCACACGGAGATGGTGCGAGATGAACACGTGTGGGAACCGCGAGAAGAAGTCACGCTTCTTCGCTAACAAGCGCAACAACTCGAGTCCGGTCGGCTGACCACCATTGCCGGTGCGCCGCACTGTCCAAAGCGGACAGTGCCCGTTTAGCAATCTGGTCGATGGTGCGCGCGGTCGTCATACGTCGCACAACATTTCGGAGATGATTGCATGCTCGGCGTTCTGAAGATGGACACCACGGTCAAGACTGTCTACCGCGAGATGCTGGCGCACCCACAGAACGGTGTGGTCGATCTGATGCGCCGCCTCGAGCTGAGCGAGAAGTCGGTCCGCGCAGCGCTCGACACGCTCGGTGAGCTGGCTCTAGTGAGGCATTCTCCCGAAGATGCCCAGAGCTATCGCGTGGTCGACCCGTCGCTGGCCGCACAGATCCTGCTGGCCACGCAACGGGCCGAGTTCGCAGCGCAGGAGCAGCGTTTGCGGGAAGCTCAGGCCATCGCCGCGCAGCTCAAGTCAGAGTTCACGCTGGAAGGCGTCGGACACGACTCGCATCGTCTGACAGGGATCGACAGCATCCGCGAATACCTGTCGGCGCTGTGCAACGATGTCGAGAACGAGCTGTTGACGTTCGCCCCGGGTGGAGCCCAGACGGCGACCAATCTGCACAGTTCACGGCCGCTCGCCGAGAACCTCCTGGAGCGGGGCGTGCAGATACGCACGGTGTACCTCGACAGCGTCCGCAACGATCCGCCCACGGTGGCGCACGCCGACTGGCTAGCCGCGCGTGGCGGGCAGGTAAGCACCGCCCCGTCGCTGCCGAACCGCATGATCATCTGTGACAGGCGAATCGCCATCGTCGCCGTCGACCCCGACGACACGGCCGCGGCGGCAGTGGTCCTGGAGACTGCAGGAGTGGTCTCGTCGCTGCACGCCCTGTTCGAGAGCGTCTGGCAGTCGGCCTCGTCGATGGGCACGACCGCACCTGCCGAGGCCTCGAGCCTGAGCCCGCAGCAGATGGAGACCTTGCGGCTCTTATCTCTGGGACACACCGACGACTACGTCGCGAAGCGGCTGGGCGTCTCGACTCGCACGGCACGTCGCATCGCCACGAAGATCATGGAGCACCTCGGCGCGAGGAGTCGCTTCCAGGCCGGTGTGAAGGCGACCACAAGGGGATTCATTCGGTCTTGATCGTCAGTGCAGTCGCCGGTCGACAAGCAGCCGAAGGGACTCGACTATTCGAACGGAACTTCCTCATGTATCTCGTACATCTCACTATCACGACCGCAGGCGACATCGCCCTGCCTGCTGAGATCAAACAGATGCTCGCGACTACCGCACCGGACGCTCTCGAACACGTTAGCCTGCATCTCCAGGCGAGGCCGCACCCTGTGATCAGCCTCTTTCTCCGCGCTGTCTCTCTGCAGGAGGCCGAGACGATGGCGAGGCAAATCTGGGAATGCGCTGTCGACGCAATACCCCAGTTGTCCGAATGGTCGCTTCTACGTGCTGAAGTTCCGCTTATTCCCTGCGAAGACGTAGAATGAGGTCACAGGTCGGCCGCCGAATTAGTGCTGCGTGCCGATCACAGTTCCGCCAAGCAGGTCATATTCACTCCCCTGCTTGGCGGAACTGATGTGCGCGAGTGCAGAACAATACTGCTGATCATTCGCCTCATCGCCAGAATCTGCAATCCGACAACAGTCCTGAATGGGCCAGGACCGGTTCAGGCCAGTTCTCGCTCTTCCTTCGCAGCACAGGAACTCGCATAATCGGAATCTCTGAAACACGCTGGCGAGGAGACGAGCGATGACTTACAGGACATTCTCCCCACGTATCCCACTAGCAACGGAGCGAACTGCATGCCGTTTACTCGACGACGGCGGATGGCAGTGAATTCATGAAAACCGAGACTATCGACATTCAAGGGAATGCAATTTCGGCGCTCGTCGAGGAGTTCGGCACACCGCTGTTCGTCTACGACGCAGACGTCATGGAACGCACTTATCACGAACTGCGTGACTTTCTCCCCGTCGGCGCCGACATCTTCTACTCGCTCAAGGCGAATCCGAACGTGAGTGTCTGCGCAATGCTGAACTCGTTGGGTACCGGAGCTGAGGTCTCCTCCTACACCGAACTCGTCACCGCGCTGCGAGCCGGGGTCGCGCCCCGGGACGTCATCTTCCTCGGCCCTGGCAAGGACGAGCAGGAGCTCGCCGCGTGCATCGAGTCAGGTATCCACGCGATCGTCTGCGAATCACTGGACGAGCTCGACCTGCTGGACTCGCTGCTGGCGACGGCCGGACGGAACGAATTCCCGGTGCTGATGAGGATCAACCCCGCTTTCGGCAGCAAGGGATCAGGCTTGGCCATGGGAGGCAAGCCTCGGCAGTTCGGCATCGACGAAGTCGAACTACGCGACTCAAAGAGTCGGCTCGCAGCCCTGCAGAACATCCGAGTGAAGGGCGTGCACGCCTACATGGGCACGCGCTTCCTGAACCACGAGGACGTCGTCCACAACACCCGGCAGATCCTCGCTACCGCGGAGGAACTGGCTGGAGTGCTCGGTTTCCCTCTGGAGACCGTGGACTTCGGCGGCGGCCTCGGCGTCGCCTACTTCGACAACGAGAACGACGTGGAACTCGCCGCGCTGGGTACCGGACTGACCGACGTCCTCTCCACTTTCTCCGCGCGCAACCCCCGGTGCCGGATGATCATGGAGTTGGGCCGGTTCCTCACGGCCATGGCAGGCACGTACATCGTCCGGGCCCGCTACGTGAAGGACTCCATGGGCGAAAAGTTCGTGGTCGCCGACGGCGGCACCAACCACCACATGGCGGCCGTGGGAGTCGGAAGCTTCGTCAAGCGCAACTTCCCGATCCGACACCTGAGCAACACCGGAGCGCTGCGGACCTACACGGTGACCGGACCGCTGTGCACGCCCAACGACGTGGTCGGAAAGAAGGTCCAACTACCGGAAGTGCGGCCCGGGGACCTGCTGGCGGTGGAGCGGTCTGGTGCCTACGGGCCCACTGCGTCGCCCGGGCTCTTCCTCAGCCACGGATTCCCAGCCGAGGTGTTGGTGCACGGCGGGCAGCCCCATCTGGTCCGGGAACGCGACAGCGTCGAGGACCTGCTGGCCAAGCAGCACCTCGTCGATTTCCACCCGGCATTCCGATGAGCACCGCAGCACGTCGGGCCGCCCGGGTCGGAGTGGACGTCCTCGACCGCGCAGAACTCCATCGCCTGCTCGAACGCCCTTGGTTTCTGCGCTTCGGCTTCGCCCCGAAGGAACTCGCCCATGCCGAGACCTTAGGTGCCGAACGGCGCCTGGAGTTCCTGGCCGGCCGGTTCGCCGCGAAAGAAGCCGTTCTCAAGACCCTGGGAATCGGCTTCCTCCAGGGAGTGGCACCGCGGGAGATATGCGTCGAGCACGCACCTCATGGTGGTCCTGTCGTCCATTTTCAAGGGCGGGCCGCTGAACTGTCTCAGGGCTCCGTCGCGGTGTCGATCACCCACAAACAGAACGTCGTTGCCGCAGTCGCCGTCAGCCTTATCGCGAATGCCGATGCAGCAGCTAGGAACGGCCGACCAGAACCGACTGAGTCAAAGGAGCCTGACGCCGTGTCGCCTCCGAGCACCACCACGACCGCTCAGACCACAGCCTTCCTCCGCGTGCGGATCGGTCAGGAAGAGGCCCACTACGGGGGTGATCTGGTGGATGGCGCCCGCATCCTGCGGATGTTCGGCGATCTGGTCACCGAGATCACTATCCGCACCGATGGCGACGAGGGCATGCTGTCCCAGTACAACGACCTCCGCTTCACCGCACCAGTGAAACCCGGCGACTACATCGAGGCCCGCGCGCGACTGGTGCGACAGACCAGACTGCGCCGAGTCGTCGAGCTCGAGGCGCACAAGGTGCTCAGCGCTCGCCCAGAAGCAGGAGAGAGCGCCGTCGCCGTCCTCGACGCGCCCCAACTCGTGTGCGCCGCCACCGCCATCACTGTCGTGCCTCACCGCAGGACGGACACAGCACGCACCCTCATCGCCGAGGAGAACTGATGAGCCGCACAGCACAGCTGCTGCACGGACTTCTGGACGCGGCGGCCGACCGTAGCCCTCAATCCACCGCGTTGAGCTCGCGAAACCACAGCCTGACTTACCAGGAACTCGCCACAGCGAGCACAACCATGGCCGCTCTCCTGCAGCGCGAAGGACTGCGGCGTGGCGACCGGATCGTCGTCACCGCAGCCGACGGAATCGGCATCACCATGCTGGTCTACGCGGCCTCCCGGCTGGGTGCCGTCTTCAGCGTGCTGCACGAACAGGCACGCGGCGGACCACTCGAGCACGTGCTGCGCGATTGCGAACCCACACTGTTGGTGTCCGACGACCCCGAAGCAGGGCGGACTGCCGCCGAGCAGTCCGTACCGTTCCTCGACCTCGACGAGCTCGTTACGACAGCGCTCGACACAGGGAGCACACCCACGCCCACCGGCCAGAACGTCCTGGCCGTGGATCCCGTCAGCCTGATCTACACCTCCGGGACCACCTCGCTGCCCAAGGCAGTGGTCAGTACTCATCAGCAGGTTCTCTTCGCCGTGTCCGCGATCCAGGAGTGCCTGGAGTATCGGGGCGACGACGTCGTGTACTGTCCGCTGCCGCTCTCCTTCGACTACGGCCTCTACCAAATCTACCTGGCAGCCCTGAGCGGTGCCCGCCTGCACCTGGGCACTGTCGCCGAGTCCGGTCCACCGCTGCTGCGCAGCCTGGAAGACGTCGGAGCGACCGTGCTGCCCTCGATGCCCTCCATCGCGGATCGGCTCGCCTGGCTGCTCAACCGCAGCAGCGAGGGACCGAGCCGGCTGCGCCTGCTCACCAACACCGGAGCGGCGTTGTCCGAAACCACCATGTCCGCGCTGCGCGCCGTGCTCCCTCATCTGCGGATCCAGGTCATGTACGGGCTCACGGAGTGCAAACGCACGGCGATCATGCCGCCGGACGGCGACCTCGACCACCCGGGCTCATGTGGATTGCCGCTGCCCGGCACCGAGGTCGTCGTCGTCGACGACGGCGGGAACCGGCTGCCTCCCGGCGAGATCGGCCAGTTCGTCGTGCGCGGTCCGAACGTCATGACCGGCTACTGGCGGCGTCCCGAGCTGACCGCCGAGCGCTTCCCCCGCACGGAGGGACTGTTCCCCGAGCTGCGCACCGGCGACTACGGCTGGCAGGACGACGAGGGTTATCTCTACTTCTCCGGCCGCCACGACGACCTCTACAAGGAACAGGGATTCCGGCTCAGCACCACCGAGGTCGAGGCCGCCGCGATCGGCGTCGACGGGGTGACCTCGGCCACGGTCCTGCCGCCCGAAGGTAAGCAAACCGCGCTCCTCGTGGTGGTCGCCGACATCACCGCCGACGAGGTGCGCGAGCGCATGCGCGACCACATTGAGCCCTTCAAGATCCCGCGGCGCTGCGTTCGCCTCGACACCCTGCCCACCAACAGCAACGGCAAGGTCGACCGCAAGCAGCTGGCCGCTCTGGTCGATCCGACCCCGGCAACATCGGAGCCCTTGCGGGCCCATGTCTCCCACTGATCTCCACGCCCGATCACAGCAATCCTGCACCGAACGAAAGGACATCACCATGGACCGCCAGAACGTCGTCACCGCGCTGGAGGACGCCCTCACCGAGGTGCTGGAGCGACCCGTCACCGGCCTCACCGGTGATGTGAAGCTCTTCGACGACCTGCACCTCGACTCCACGACCATGCTCGAAATGCTCATGGCGCTGGAGGATTCCATCGGCCTGGTCGTCGACCCCGAGGACCTGGACGTCGACGACTTCCTCTCGGTGGAGACCTTCACCGACTTCGTCCTCGCCGCGACGTTCAAGGAGATGACGGCATGACGCTCACTCAGCCCGATTTGAGAGCATTCACGACCCTGGAGTCGGAGGCGCGCAGCTACTGCCGCAGCTGGCCCACCGTGTTTGACCGCGCGCAGGGCAGCCGCATGTACGACGAAGACGGGCACGAGTACCTGGACTTCTTCGCTGGCGCCGGAGCCCTCAACTACGGCCACAACAACGCAGTGTTGAAGCGCGCCCTGCTCGACTACCTGGAACGCGACGGAGTCACTCACGGCCTGGATATGTCGACCATGGCCAAGCGCGCGTTCCTCGAACTCTTCCAGAACACGATCCTGGGTCCACGGCAACTGCCCTACAAGGTCATGTTCCCGGGCCCGACGGGCACCAACGCCGTCGAGTCCGCCCTCAAGCTAGCGCGCAAGGTAACCGGCCGCGAGACGGTCGTTTCTTTCACCAATGGCTTCCACGGCATGTCGCTGGGCTCCCTCGCGGTGACCGGTAACGCGTTCAAACGGGCAGGCGCGGGCGTTCCGCTCGTGCACACCACGACGATGCCCTTCGACAACTACCTGAACGGGACGACACCTGACTTTCTGTGGTTCGAGCGGTTGCTCGAGGACCACGGATCCGGGCTGGACCAGCCGGCCGCGGTGATCGTGGAGACTGTCCAGGGTGAGGGCGGCATCAACGTGGCAAGCCCGCAGTGGCTGCGTGCCCTCGCCGAGCTCTGCCGACGACAAGACATGCTGCTGATCGTTGACGACATCCAGATGGGCTGCGGTCGCACCGGAGCATTTTTCTCATTCGAGGAATCCGGCATCACCCCGGACATCGTCACTGTCTCCAAGTCCATCAGCGGCTACGGATTGCCCATGTCCCTCTGTCTGTTCCGACCAGAACTGGACGTCTGGGAACCGGGCGAACACAACGGCACCTTCCGCGGCAACAACCCCGCGTTCGTCACCGCGGCCGCCGCCCTCGGGACCTACTGGGCCGACGATGAGCTGGAGCGGCAGACCGCGGTACACGCCCTGACCATCGAGGCTGTGCTGCGCGACATCGTCGCCCACCACAGCGGATCCGCCTACCGCGGCCGCGGAATGGCCTGGGGTCTGGAGCTCGACGATCACCGGCACGCCGGCCGCGCCGCCAGTCGGGCCTTCGAACACGGACTACTCGTCGAAACCGCTGGAGCACGTGGCGAGGTCGTCAAGCTGCTTCCCCCACTGACCATCACCACCGACGATCTCGACGACGGACTACACATCGTTCAGCGCGCCGTCGACGAAACGGCATGAGCGCACCCGGCACTGCGGACAGCGAAAGGACTCACTCACCATGACGACCACCGATGTCTCTGCGGCTCGCGCAGACCACGACACTGTCGGAACCAAGCAGGCGGCATTTCGGGCACCGATGCCCCAGGACGCGCACGCCGTGTGGCAACTGGTCGAGAACACTCCCGGCCTGGACTCCAACAGCCGCTACCAATACATGCTGTGGTTCCGGGACTTCACTGACGGTTCGCTGGTCGCGACCGTGGACGACGAGCTAGTCGGCTTCCTCACTGGCTACCGCCGACCCGATGAGCCCGATACCTACTTTGTCTGGCAGACCGCTGTCAACGCGCGCCACGGCATCCCCTTTCTCGGCGTAAAACTCTTCCAGGCCGCAGCCGATCAGCAGGTAACCAATGGCGCCCGGTACGTCGAGGCCACAGTCTCCGCAGAGAACAAGGCGATCATCATGGTGCTGAAGCAGTTCGCCAAGAAACACTCGGCCCCTATCGAGACGCGTGTGCTGTTCCCCAGCAGCCTCTTCTCCGACGGTCACCACGACGAGATCCTCTACCGGATCGGTCCGTTGACCGCTGCCTGACTCCGTCCGCGTTCCTAAAACTGGGTCCGATTGGAGAGATCTGCCATGGCTCGGCAACCCACGACGTCATACCTCGACATCACCGGCGAGCACTTCCGCATGAACTCGGAAGAAGTCCGCAAAGCGCGAACCACACACTGGTACGCGCGAACCGAATGGGGCATCGCCGTCCTGACCTACGAGGACAGCAGCTTCCTGCTGAAGCATCCCCAGCTGACCCAGGGGTCGGCGAAATGGCCGGCTCAACACGGAGTGGTCGGCGGGCGCTTCGACACGTGGTGGCAGAAGACGCTGCTCGTCCTAGAAGGAGACGAACACAACCGGATTCGGCGCCTGGTCAACCCGGCGTTCTCCGCGCGCCAGATAGAACCGATGCACGACCGGTTCCGGTCGCTCGCGGACGAGCTGATCGACGACTGGATCGACCACGGACAGACCGAGTTCGCCAGTGGTTTCGCCGCACCGTATGCGACAAGGATCCTGTGCATGATGCTGGGGATCGCCGAGCACGACTGGAAGAAGATCCACGAGCTCGCGGCCACCATCGGGCTGGGTCTCGGTGTCACCATCAAACAGAACATCGCTTCGATTGACGACGCCGTCGTCGAGCTCACTCGGTACGCGCGGTCCCTAGTCCAGAGTAGGAGAGAGTCACCTCGGAATGACGTCCTCAGCACGTTGGTGGCAACGCGGGACGCCGACGCCGGAAAACTCTCGGACGAGGAGCTGGTCAATCTCGTCATCCTGCTCATCTTCGCGGGGATCGACACTACCCGAAACCAGCTAGCACTGAGTATCGAGTCATTCTCGAAGCAGCCCGACCAATGGGAGAAACTGGCCGCAGATCCTGATCGATACGCCACCAAGGCGGTCGAGGAAGCGCTTCGGGTCAACCCGATCGGCCGATGGATCTCGCGCGAAGCTGCGGAAACCTTCCAGCACCGGGAGCGCACAATCGAGAAGGGTTCGACAGTGCATCTGTTCACCCTGATATCCGCCACCGATCCTGCCGAGTTCGGCAACCCGGACCGCATCGACCTCGAAGTCGAGCGCTCGCCGCATTTCGCGTTCGGTGGCGGGATACACCATTGCCTGGGCCATTTCGTGGCCAGGGCCGACATCGGTGTGGCGCTCTCGGCGATGGCCACGCGCATTACCGACCTGCGCATCGGAGAAGGAGCCGAGTGGCTGCCCGACTCCGGAAA
This portion of the Actinopolyspora lacussalsi genome encodes:
- a CDS encoding acyl carrier protein (product_source=KO:K02078; cath_funfam=1.10.1200.10; cog=COG0236; ko=KO:K02078; pfam=PF00550; superfamily=47336), with product MDRQNVVTALEDALTEVLERPVTGLTGDVKLFDDLHLDSTTMLEMLMALEDSIGLVVDPEDLDVDDFLSVETFTDFVLAATFKEMTA
- a CDS encoding diaminobutyrate-2-oxoglutarate transaminase (product_source=KO:K00836; cath_funfam=3.40.640.10,3.90.1150.10; cog=COG0160; ko=KO:K00836; pfam=PF00202; superfamily=53383; tigrfam=TIGR02407), which encodes MTLTQPDLRAFTTLESEARSYCRSWPTVFDRAQGSRMYDEDGHEYLDFFAGAGALNYGHNNAVLKRALLDYLERDGVTHGLDMSTMAKRAFLELFQNTILGPRQLPYKVMFPGPTGTNAVESALKLARKVTGRETVVSFTNGFHGMSLGSLAVTGNAFKRAGAGVPLVHTTTMPFDNYLNGTTPDFLWFERLLEDHGSGLDQPAAVIVETVQGEGGINVASPQWLRALAELCRRQDMLLIVDDIQMGCGRTGAFFSFEESGITPDIVTVSKSISGYGLPMSLCLFRPELDVWEPGEHNGTFRGNNPAFVTAAAALGTYWADDELERQTAVHALTIEAVLRDIVAHHSGSAYRGRGMAWGLELDDHRHAGRAASRAFEHGLLVETAGARGEVVKLLPPLTITTDDLDDGLHIVQRAVDETA
- a CDS encoding L-2,4-diaminobutyric acid acetyltransferase (product_source=KO:K06718; cath_funfam=3.40.630.30; ko=KO:K06718; pfam=PF00583; superfamily=55729; tigrfam=TIGR02406), which encodes MTTTDVSAARADHDTVGTKQAAFRAPMPQDAHAVWQLVENTPGLDSNSRYQYMLWFRDFTDGSLVATVDDELVGFLTGYRRPDEPDTYFVWQTAVNARHGIPFLGVKLFQAAADQQVTNGARYVEATVSAENKAIIMVLKQFAKKHSAPIETRVLFPSSLFSDGHHDEILYRIGPLTAA
- a CDS encoding cytochrome P450 (product_source=COG2124; cath_funfam=1.10.630.10; cog=COG2124; pfam=PF00067; superfamily=48264), which translates into the protein MARQPTTSYLDITGEHFRMNSEEVRKARTTHWYARTEWGIAVLTYEDSSFLLKHPQLTQGSAKWPAQHGVVGGRFDTWWQKTLLVLEGDEHNRIRRLVNPAFSARQIEPMHDRFRSLADELIDDWIDHGQTEFASGFAAPYATRILCMMLGIAEHDWKKIHELAATIGLGLGVTIKQNIASIDDAVVELTRYARSLVQSRRESPRNDVLSTLVATRDADAGKLSDEELVNLVILLIFAGIDTTRNQLALSIESFSKQPDQWEKLAADPDRYATKAVEEALRVNPIGRWISREAAETFQHRERTIEKGSTVHLFTLISATDPAEFGNPDRIDLEVERSPHFAFGGGIHHCLGHFVARADIGVALSAMATRITDLRIGEGAEWLPDSGNTGAVTLPITFAQRH